The Bombus vancouverensis nearcticus chromosome 7, iyBomVanc1_principal, whole genome shotgun sequence region CCCGGTGTCCGTAGATCGAACGGTCTCGATGGAATCGATCGACACCCTCGCGGACGATTTCACGGACGTACCACTTCCGTGATTATCGGTACGAGCTTTCATCCCGGCGCTATTTACATTTCTCGCGTCGTTGCTCACCGCACCAACCACGTTGGACACGTTGTTCGCCCTCGAGGCTATCGTCGATTGGTCAGAAGTACCTTTCACGGAAACGCAAGTACTTTTCACGGTTACCGTAGTTGCATTCGTTACGATCTTCGTTCCAGAATTATTAGTGGACCGCGAAATCGTCCTCGCGTCTTCCTGTCTCACAGAAGCACTCGCGACGGAAACTGCTGTCCTTTGAGTCTCTGCACCCGAAGAATTTCTGATGGAACTGTTTACCGATTCGATCTCGTTGGCTTTAGTTGAATTTGATTGGACGTTGGTTGACACGGGTTGAAAGGAGACAGATTCGTCGATCTTCTGATCGTTCGGCCTGAAATTCTTCGTATTCTGATCGTTCACCGCATTCTGAATCTTGTTCGAACGCTGCGTCGCCGAACCAGTGTTGTTCGTAGCACTGATCACCCTGTTTATGCTTTTCACCGAATGACTGGTACTGTTACTCTTCGAATGACCGCTAACATTTTCGGTAGGAACTGGCGAATCGTTTCTACTCTCTGTTCCACCCTTCGTTCGACCATGGTTGCCGTTAGATTTGTTCGATTTGGAGATCTGACGATTATCCTCGCTACTAGCAACTTGAGAATTTTGGACTTGTTTGCCGATGTTTTCATCGTTCGATGAATTGGAAGATTTGCTATTAGACAGGTCTTGCTGGCTCTTCGTCTTTTCAGACTGGCTCTTCGTTTTCTCTGACTGACTTTTCCTTTCGGAAATCTCTTTATCCATAAGAACCGCATTGGCGTCGATGTGAAGCGGCTGAACAGCCGTCGTCGCTGTTGTGTTCACCACGCTAGACGTACCTGTAGCGCTAGAAGTTTGTTTTAAAAGATCGATAAGATGCAGATCAGCTAACTGTTCCGTACTCGAATTCTTCTCGTTAGCTTGAGAGCCTTTCGATCCTGGGTCAGACTGTTTACTGCCTTGAGTGGACTCGTTCGTCTGCCCGTTGCTTATACGAACTTCCTTGGACCCTTTATCGGTTGCCTTTTTATTTTTCCCATTAGCTGGATTAGGGATATTGATGAATCTGGCTGGATTCAAGACATTCGAGTTGGTTCTGTTCGTTTTCAGCGGAATCTTCGACGGTGATACCACTCGTTCCTTGCCTTGCGTTTTTCCTGGAACGGAAACCTTCTCGTTCGTTTGTTTCTTCGCGTTCCAAGCATTCCTCGATGGAGACGCGGCAAATTTCTGCTGCTTCGCCGGCGACAATCTCGTGGATTCCTTCGAACGATCCCTTTTCTTAAATTGCGGCGTTTTCTCCGGTTTCGTCGGAGTTCCTTGGATCGGGGAGAGCTTGCTGACTGTTTTCGAGGCCTGTCGACGGGTGGCGAGGTTTGCCACGCTGCTACTGTTCCCAGAGGCGTTCAAACGATTCCTGGAATCCGTCGTATTGAAGCGAGTGCGCGAATCCACGCGACGACCCAGCTTCGGCGAGGTAAGGCGCTCCGTTGATTTGCTCAGAGACGTCGAACGCTGACGCGTTGGTTGCGGGATCAGGCTTCTTCTTGGGCTGTTCTGTTGCGACACTGAAACTGGAAAAGTACAAGTTCCAGTTGAAGTACAAGAAACATTTGTTCTTCCCATTACGAATAGCAACCAATAACGATGCTTTTATCGTAGATCCTTTTAATATTCGATATACGTGTTTCGATGTATCAAACATAGCGCGGAAGAATATTTGAAAGGAATAAGGAataagatttatttataaattctcGTAACATTCGACTCGTGTATTCACACCAGTTCTGTCTTTAACGCGATTGACGTACAACAATGTTTCAGATACTCCACACAACGCTTCCAAAATAACAATACACGCGAAACTTACCTCGTCGTTCGTTGTTTCCTCTTCTACGAGCATTCATAAATTCCGGAGACTGCGCCCTGGACTTAGATCGCGGCGGTGGTCCTTTAAAGCCACGTCCTCGAAAGGGCGAGACCCTGCCAGTGGCCAACGGCGGCGATGGACTCCTCGCCTCCGGGGAAACGGGCCTCGAGTCCGCGATGATAACGAAGCTGGATCGACGATGCGCCCTCGAGGAGGACGTGGTGGAGGGCGCGATCTTGTACGGCTCGGGTGCacgcggcggcggtggcggaatCGCGTTCGGTGACAGGTAATTGCCATCGGATGCCGCGAGCACCCTGAACGGAGGCGGTCGTTGAACATGGCCGTCGTCGAGCCGCCTCATCCTTTCGAGGCACCGAAGCTGTAACGGGAAAGTTACGAGAATCCTTCTTTCGTCGCCTTTTTTAAGAATACGGTACCTTACCGATATTTACGATATTGTAAATATCTTTGAGAAGTATACACTATCGTCGATATCGTAAATGTCGcgaattttattaatatcgtaAATTTGATTAATTTGCACGTAAATGTCAATATATCGTTTATCGGATATGGTCGAAATCGGGGGTAAAATCAATATTGAAAACGAATATTCATCAAGTAAGCGAGGgagataatgataatgatattgATCGAGTGCGTGGGGAGTTCGATACTTTAAAATCAACATGAGAAGGACACTTAGGTTTTGGGTCGGTACGTGCTATGTACACTCGTCGCTATTCTTGGAAAATGTAAGACGTAAAATGACTGAAGAAAGTCGGTGTACAATGAATAATGGCACAACATATTTGGACACGTACTAAGAATGGTAGTTGCAGCGTTAACGACGAGAGATCCTTGgtcgtaattattttatttttcatttgttgAAGTTGAGAGGGTTGGATGCAAGAAGAGCACGTTGAAAGAGATCTCCCCTTTTCAGATAGATCGAGCAAGATCTTAGGGTTGTTACTCGGTTGTTAATTGTTACTTGGAAGTTAATTAAACGGCAAAAATGATGTTGATTTGGAAACGGTTAAACACAACCATGGTAGCATAGAAATGTATAAAAGCGTAAGATAGGGTTATTATAGTAGCTTAATGGAAATAGATGACGCATATAAATTAGCAAAAGTCACTTCAGAAACATATTGCAACTTTGACTCACCCTATACGTTATCTACTTTTCCAAATGAGTTTCTAAATAGAAATAGCCCaaatagagaaaataaaaatcgaaGAATATATCTGTTGGTAGATCTTCCCTCGGCTGCGCAATCGTAGATGCTAAGCGATTTCTCTAGTCTATGTACAATGCATTTTACAATCTCCTTATCCTGTTTAATCCAAAAAGTCTAAATACATAGTGGAAACACGATTTACTCGGCTGATTCAGTACTCCGCAAACGGTTCAACGTCCCTCAAAGTTGTTTTCGTACTCTCGACTTTATAATTTCAGCTCCCTGCATAATATTTGCCATGATACCAAGCAATCGCTGCAACAAGCTGGCGCGAGTCAACTTTCTACTCCCTTTTACTTTGATAGAAGCATTTCTATCCAAGCAAAGTTCTACACCACGCTGAGCGCGTTAATAATAACTGGTGGCACTTTAACAACCGCTGTTTCACTTAATAATACACTTCGGACGCTTGGAACGAGAACCTCCGAGTAAATACTTAAAAGTGGCGAAGCTTTAAGCATTGTCAAACACGTAAAGAAAGCCACGGTACCTCGAGTCCTTCATGCAGACGAGCAAGATGCGGAGGACGCCAAAATCCGTTGTCGCTCTCACCTGAAACATAAAACAACCATTAGAGAAAATTCTGGCCTAAACTTAGCCGGTGAAACTTCGGTTTATTAGAGTTTCATATTCGTGTCAATCAGGATCATCGTTGTGTGGAATATTCAATGGAATGGAACGCTTAAAAGAAACTTTCGGAGGAACTTCAATGATCTCACGTTTGATCTTTTTAGCGCTGGATACTCCTGACTTGTCAGGTGCGAATAATTGAGATACAATTTACTAAAACTACGAACAACCACTTTCTTCCACTTTTGAATCAATATTATCCAAATAATGTTTGTGTTACACAGCTCCCAAACAATTCGTAGAATTAACAGCCCGTTTCTTATACTATAACCGATGACGTTACAGTGGCGTCACGTAAATATTAGCGTACAATCGTACAGCGTATAGTAAACAGAGTACAGTCTATAATTAGGTATTAATGAATATTAGCGTATAGTAACAGCGTACATTTACGAAAATATCATTTTCCGACTAACAACGTAAGATTAAAATACCCGAATTTACCGAATTCGTCTATAATGCCATAAAAACCATATTCTATCAGTTTCTGACATAAATATCGTAACAGGCATAGCAATCGATTTGATCCGTATCCCCCGGATTCTCACGAAATTTTCCACGCCCCCTCGTTCTGCACGGCTACGCAAGAACAAAAACTCGACTCTGGACCTTCCGGAAGGTCGCGCAAAAACATGTTCCCTGAAACATTCAATCCGTCTATTCATTTCTAACAAGCGAGATTTCCGACGTTACATCAAAGGGCTTCTTCTCGTTTCTAGACTCATCCTTCCTATAATTCGTTCTCCGCTGGAGGGTCGAGTCGGATCGAGAATCGCCGTTGCCTGGCAATTAGCAACTCCGTGCGCAACATCCGTGATCATTCGTCGACATTACAATTACTCACTCTAGTTGTAGCGGGCCACGTCGAGCAGACACCAGTCTTTACGCGTTTTATTCACGCTCTCATACGCGGGAATTCTCGACTCGATCGCGTCGGTCTCGCTAGGTACGCCATGCTTATTACCGCAATACCGTGACGCTGTTGAACTACATTTTCTACGTACTCCCTCGACTGATTCCTTTACTCCACTTTTTTCCTGTTTCTACTCTCTGCGTTCCTCGAATTGgtcgaatgaaaaaaaaaaaaaaaaaagaaagagatcgATATCGCGGCGGAACGATGAATCTTCGCGATGAGAAATTCCTTCTGAGAAAGTGGATTTTGCGAGATTTCTGTCTCTTcaattcgtaaaaaaaaaaaaatgaatgttCTTTACATCGTTGGGTAGATTGTTCTTTACGCAGTCGAGCCTACGAACTTTATTCGGCGTTGCGTAATTCTGAAAAAcgcgatatttcttcttttgagAATTGTCCTTGCAACGATCTTCGTGCTTTtcatttactttcatttttacctTCATATCTTACtacgtattttattatttagtatTCTGGGTTATTTATGGTATTTTTCGTTGATAACAATCAAGTAGCAGAGGAATTTACAAAATTGCACGGCAATTAAGGAAATGATTTTAACAAGCTGCCTTCCACTCGGAGTTCTTTAATCCTGCAATATTAATATGCACGCTATAGAAGAGCGATTTTATAATTCGAATGTAGTACATTTTAACGTAGATAATTGGAAGCATAGTTTAGTGAAAAATAGGTCAATGGAATGTTACGATACGGGCGTACAGTGTTTTACAGTATTATCGCGATAAATCTTACATAGTTTCACTGCCTACGTTTCTTCTAAACTGCGTTCAAACTATACACCTTaaaagtatatatgtatatactcttggaaaaacaaaataaaaaataaatcaaattgACTTTATCGCCTTATCATGGCATAAATCAATTACTCGAATAGCTTTTATCCAAACACCGATTCCAATCATCGAAAATACtcaattgaaaaaaaaaaaatcgttatCACGCGTCTTCGAAAATCCATAATTATCCCAAATACCATGGAACCGTTCCAACTTCCATTTCCTTCAAAATTCCAACGTCAAACTCAGTGACACGATTGCTTGATTCTCGAGTGGAATGAGCGGATCGACAACCACGAAAGACAACCACAAAGGGAATTGAAAATAATCACAGAAATAGCGATGGTCTGAGCGCCATCCGCAACAGACGATGCCGATGCATCGCGTGTACGCGCTCCATGTTGGTGGTCCCCGAAGAATCTGCATCATGTCCAATGACATTCCTCGAATCACCAAAGAACAAGCTGGCCAGCATGAAGAATCGAGCGCGAACGACCTCGTGGCCGAAATGTGACTCACGTGTCTCGACGGCGCGTTGATTTACGATGGCCCTTTGTTTCGAATTAATGGACAGACCAATGGAGGCGCGATTTGCAATCCGCGGACTTCGTACGTGTAACGTTCCCCGAGAACTTATCGCGCACTTTCTGCAAATCTATCTCCCACGAATCGCAGAAGCTATCTACGACTAACTGAACCTCTCCTGCAATGTGCATCGATGTGAAAGATGCCGATGGAGGTGGAAGCACAACTTTTTCTTATGGAACAGAATTtcgatcttcttcttttttcttctttttgcttATTAAAAGAAGGATCGtatcgaataaaaatgttaagCGCGTAAGCACAAAGGGAATCGTTGGAACGGAGTGTCGTAAGGTACGGTCTGAGCGATCGAGAAACGTCGAAGAGTAAACGAGACGGTTTCCGGTAATTAAGTTGCTTAAATCGTTCATGGGAAATCAGTTGGAGATGTTCGAACTGGGACGAATATATAAAGAACATATGGAACGGTTCGTACTCGTATACATTAGAGGAAAATGCTTAAGAACCGTTTTAGAAACGCTTTAGAAAGAACGGTTTGGTAGCAGTTTATCGTCTCATCTACCTTTTTTGCGACGTGGATGAGTCTTGAATAGAAATTCATATGGAAATTTTGCTAGTCTCTACGGAACGGCTATGATAATGGGAGATATAAATGTGAATAGAGCGAATATTAGTATGAATTTCGAGGTGAATATTACTGCATGTGTGCGAGCATGGTTGCAGAAGATCCGTTTATAACCTTGACACCGGTGAAAACTTACACGTGAGATACGAATGCAAGGCCACGTGACATGATCGACGATTTTCCAGGTACATTTGTATGCATCGTGCACTCTATCTAATTGCAATCGGGAATCGAAAATGTGGTAGAAGCATGAGGCAGAGAACATTAAAGTATTACGAAGCTCTCATCTAAAGTTGCTTTTACCAACTATTGAGACGTCGGGATTGAAAATAactgatataaaaaaaaaacaggataaaatatcgaattatCGGAGATCCGCTGAATCGACAAcgaatgaaaaagaaacgacgagaaagaaagggaaggaAGAAACTACTCCGATTCTTCGAAACTGAACTTCTCCCCTGATAGATGCGATTAATCTTGCAATGTGTCTGCACGCGTTCCGATCCCCGCTGTTGGTCACCGATTACTCGATCAATTAGCTCTGCAGGCCAACGATACGCTCGACAATTGCGAGCGAAGAAGACGTCGTCTCTGCCCAATCGGGTCGCCTCAATTTCGTGGCAACTTAACGCTTGGTAGCCTAATGAGGCTCGTTTAACGTGGCCCAGGCGAAACATATCCCATGATCGATGTTATAAATAACGATTTAGCGGAGATGAGGCGCGTCCTCAAACCGACGTACGTCACTTTTAATTAGCATCCGTTGCGTAACGTTTCAATTAAGCGGCGCTTTCCTAACAGCAtcgtcttttcttctttctcgcgtACATAATGGGATGTCGCAAATGACGTTTGTCGGCCACCAACGCACAAGAATAGCGAAGAAATAGTAAATCAACGGGCCGTTAACGAGAATGGAGAACGTTGGAATCGGCTTCCATTGCCGGAGGATCAACGACCGTGTATACCTGTGTATAATTCCGTCGGCCAAGGAAGTTCCGCACGGCGTAACGATCATGTAACAGCCGATTATTTCACGGGGCAGTCGAGCAAAGACCGGCGAATTAATTGTTACGCGAGTACCACCAACTTCACGTCCCGTTCTCCTGCCAACATTTGCATACACCTGTATAATCGTTATCCGAACGTTTAGTGCTGCAAGATTTTTTTTATAGACGGGACTCGTTCCCTTTTTTAAATGCACCTTTACATTGAGGAGATCAAGGGGTTTTCCGTGTTGCGAAAATAAATCGGGGTAATGGGAAACCTTCGTtagtctttttcttcttttgagGATATCGTTTTTCTGtttttataatatatgaatCGACTAGAAGGCATCATTGACCGATTTTACACATCGAAACATGGAGAAAAAtgacgatattacaaatatcaTTCTTCGAAAATCtactttgaaatttattattattcgtgtGTGTTATTTTCTTGAAAGATATATCTATGCAAATAGACTATTTCTTTTCTGAGACTTTCGACGCCGATCATGTATTTGGGtaatgaaacgaagaaaagacgAAGTTGATTAACTTGACTCCTGAGGGATTCGTATTATACGATCTTTCTTCGTATACGAGCCATATATTTGTTTCtacggaaaaataaaaatcgctGGTAGTGGCGAAATTTCAAGTACGGCTGTGTGAGTAATTTAAATTCAATGCACACAGACGGAATTAGATTTCAACGCGGCATTTCATTACAGCTACTTCGTCGCAACGACAAAGTATAAAACCTTCCGTCGCTCGAATAGACCTACCTATTAACTTTATGACGCGATTGCGGTTAATTTGAAACGgcaaatttcaatttatttgggATTGTAGGTTGTACCATTTTCTCCCTTAATTGCTGATTCTATTTTTTCCTTCGGTGCGTGGAAACGATCAAACGTGTACAAATATTCATAAGCACGTTCCGTTCGTTCTGAAATTGCAAGAGAACTTCTCGCGCGTGACTTTTGCGTCGTCGCTCTAATTCAAACTGGTCTCGCCAGTTCATTTTAAGCCGCGTGTGCTCTGACAATTGTCATCGATCAAAAGTGAAAATATTAGCGCGTACATGCATATTAATCCCATAGTGGACACGACAAAAAGCAATGCATTAAATAGAGTGATCATTCCTTTGTTCCGGCAAGCTCTTACCCAAAACGTGGACAATCAAGCGTTTAGTTCGAGTCTGAATCTTAATGAATTTCATCGATCTAAGTTTTCCCTACAATGTTACGCTCCAACGGCTTAAAAGTTTCATAACAAATCTGGAAAATTTAGAAACGAATCGCTAGGAGGCGACGTATCTTCCAgcggagaaagaagaaaattccaTAGAATTTTCCCTCGCCTAAGTGGAACAGTCGGACTTTTATCGATCTGATTCAAATCCAACCACGAAGACC contains the following coding sequences:
- the stum gene encoding mechanosensory transduction mediator stumble; its protein translation is MRRLDDGHVQRPPPFRVLAASDGNYLSPNAIPPPPPRAPEPYKIAPSTTSSSRAHRRSSFVIIADSRPVSPEARSPSPPLATGRVSPFRGRGFKGPPPRSKSRAQSPEFMNARRRGNNERRVSVSQQNSPRRSLIPQPTRQRSTSLSKSTERLTSPKLGRRVDSRTRFNTTDSRNRLNASGNSSSVANLATRRQASKTVSKLSPIQGTPTKPEKTPQFKKRDRSKESTRLSPAKQQKFAASPSRNAWNAKKQTNEKVSVPGKTQGKERVVSPSKIPLKTNRTNSNVLNPARFINIPNPANGKNKKATDKGSKEVRISNGQTNESTQGSKQSDPGSKGSQANEKNSSTEQLADLHLIDLLKQTSSATGTSSVVNTTATTAVQPLHIDANAVLMDKEISERKSQSEKTKSQSEKTKSQQDLSNSKSSNSSNDENIGKQVQNSQVASSEDNRQISKSNKSNGNHGRTKGGTESRNDSPVPTENVSGHSKSNSTSHSVKSINRVISATNNTGSATQRSNKIQNAVNDQNTKNFRPNDQKIDESVSFQPVSTNVQSNSTKANEIESVNSSIRNSSGAETQRTAVSVASASVRQEDARTISRSTNNSGTKIVTNATTVTVKSTCVSVKGTSDQSTIASRANNVSNVVGAVSNDARNVNSAGMKARTDNHGSGTSVKSSARVSIDSIETVRSTDTGVSVDTVRGVSSPREKTGMHVVKRPQEIETLSGNVVYLEQNGEPAVLAAANGVGERAPDRLLTRWKRSLSRCCECCPRMRCLACRTDPKGLTWPGNHARSTTLVNRNEQPLARDNVPAGCWPKFKNRCRCKRLKEMKCCSKRSRVAPAEATVCCPPERRFGAICRRLFGNCKCKRNADAEHARNIRAKHSLTSVAPPPLSEEPKAKIPDVLVEHNSLMRGAIPCLPVPLAWFCLVWNVLLPGSGTVWSGIFNLCAGQPRFSAVAGVKSRLGAFVVNLMVGVGQLFTVLFCLVGWGWSIWWGVTLVRLARKYKRFKASEAANNDPEARGGEPAALPPGVPSHVLRGMERAR